In a genomic window of Erigeron canadensis isolate Cc75 chromosome 5, C_canadensis_v1, whole genome shotgun sequence:
- the LOC122598869 gene encoding probable NADH dehydrogenase [ubiquinone] 1 alpha subcomplex subunit 5, mitochondrial, with protein sequence MSEGAKESSYFETMLMEAVAGHKESLTDGPVEKLIKIYKRTIKELQSIPEQEGYRKALETTTRKRLDICLEERDPEAIERRIGCGKFNDIVQNAKLEFKIVSHLHEWDPWRKDSTYLCAVIDQIDHRVPEPEPPGPIPAELFERLKALAKATCEKDERKTRVSKHSCNEESDEMFSSANNP encoded by the exons atgtcagaGGGGGCTAAGGAATCATCATATTTTGAGACGATGCTTATGGAGGCGGTGGCGGGCCATAAGGAATCGTTAACAGACGGCCCTGTggaaaaactaattaaaatatacaAGAGAACGATTAAGGAGCTCCAGAGTATCCCTGAACAAGAGGGTTATCGTAAAGCCCTTGAAACCACCACTCGGAAACGCCTAGACATTTGCTTAGAGGAACGGGACCCCGAAGCTATCGAGAGGCGGATCGGTTGCGGCAAATTTAATGATATCGTTCAAAATGCTAAGCTTGAGTTTAAAATCGTTAGCCATTTGCACG AATGGGACCCGTGGAGAAAAGACAGTACCTATTTATGTGCCGTAATCGATCAGATTGATCATCGAGTACCGGAGCCTGAGCCACCTGGTCCTATTCCTGCTGAGTTATTTGAGAGGCTTAAAGCTCTCGCCAAGGCTACTTGTGAGAAAGATGAACGGAAAACGCGGGTTTCAAAACACTCGTGTAACGAAGAGTCTGATGAAATGTTTTCATCTGCCAACAACCCATGA
- the LOC122601825 gene encoding putative pentatricopeptide repeat-containing protein At1g12700, mitochondrial translates to MANLQQLLIKRRFKGKLTTNCFLVPLSSFLHLGRRFGTHPNNKSLYSSSCSLDDNNVGTSSSVVVTYDDYDKVTNLNDALKSFNVMIKKRPLPSVVKFTRLLHDVTELKHYACSLYLFKQLCALGVPVNTYTAGIAIKCYHRLYRTIYGLAVLGSCFKQGVELHVSTYNTLLRGFILNNTHLAEHLFCGFISSNRLRELDLSSYKIIVKGLCKVGSNFKAIGLLRLLDHHDGGCRFDVALYNTILNGLCNDIIFIDYAFTILKEMVEYRAIQPNVHTYNSLIYNLCKLNRWDEVCRMLKQMEDAKISPKVKTFNIIVDALCKQDKIAEAQAVIDIMVDHDTEYPPNIGTYNPLIEAYCWNNGVSEARKIYDSLDSKGIKPNFVTTHMFYLRYFIDQEDLEFGEFHYEHAPQQSSGLFNWFMYCIANRSCALSEITFPHRKLYCNILKSLKYDHALAFFHMMDRGGLNSVGYVHKMLIDSAIKHRRSDDERRHYHHLFVTNLCLHIDFDDWSGGLDQNGLFYIDRTSYD, encoded by the coding sequence ATGGCGAATCTTCAACAATTATTAATCAAACGAAGATTTAAAGGTAAATTGACAACCAACTGTTTTCTTGTTCCTTTATCATCTTTCCTGCATTTAGGTCGAAGGTTCGGTACTCATCCTAATAATAAATCGCTTTATTCGAGTTCTTGTTCTTTAGATGATAATAATGTTGGTACATCATCATCTGTAGTAGTAACgtatgatgattatgataaagtGACCAACTTGAATGATGCACTGAAATCCTTCAATGTAATGATCAAAAAAAGACCCCTTCCATCCGTCGTTAAATTTACTCGGTTGTTGCATGATGTCACAGAACTAAAACATTATGCTTGTTCTCTATATCTTTTTAAACAATTGTGTGCACTCGGTGTTCCTGTCAACACTTACACTGCTGGTATTGCCATAAAGTGTTATCATCGATTGTATCGAACCATATATGGTCTTGCAGTCTTAGGCTCTTGCTTCAAACAAGGTGTTGAGCTTCATGTGTCCACTTATAATACACTCTTGAGAGGTTTTATCCTAAATAACACTCACCTAGCTGAGCATCTGTTCTGCGGTTTCATCTCAAGTAACCGACTACGTGAACTCGACTTAAGCAGCTACAAGATTATCGTTAAAGGGCTTTGTAAGGTCGGCAGTAACTTTAAAGCCATCGGTTTGCTTAGGCTTCTCGATCATCATGATGGTGGTTGTAGGTTTGACGTTGCCTTATATAACACCATCTTAAACGGTCTCTGCAATGACATAATATTTATAGATTATGCTTTCACGATCTTGAAAGAAATGGTTGAGTATAGAGCTATCCAACCTAACGTCCACACATACAACTCGTTGATTTATAACCTTTGTAAGTTAAATCGTTGGGACGAGGTGTGTAGGATGCTAAAACAAATGGAGGATGCAAAAATCTCTCCAAAAGTCAAAACTTTCAATATCATTGTAGATGCACTTTGCAAACAAGATAAGATAGCTGAAGCCCAGGCTGTTATCGACATCATGGTTGATCATGACACCGAGTATCCTCCTAACATAGGCACCTACAATCCACTTATTGAAGCTTATTGTTGGAACAATGGAGTGAGTGAAGCAAGGAAAATTTATGATTCGTTGGACTCCAAAGGCATCAAACCGAATTTTGTTACTACTCACATGTTTTATCTTCGGTATTTCATTGATCAAGAGGATCTAGAGTTTGGGGAATTCCATTACGAACACGCTCCTCAACAATCTTCAGGCCTCTTTAATTGGTTCATGTACTGTATAGCTAATCGCTCATGTGCTTTATCTGAGATAACATTTCCACACAGGAAACTTTATTGCAATATCTTGAAGTCATTGAAGTATGACCATGCACTTGCTTTCTTCCATATGATGGATCGTGGTGGGCTGAATTCAGTAGGTTATGTGCACAAGATGCTCATTGATAGTGCAATCAAACACCGGAGGTCTGATGATGAAAGGCGTCATTACCACCACCTATTTGTGACCAATTTATGCTTACATATAGATTTTGATGATTGGTCGGGAGGTTTAGATCAAAATGGATTATTCTATATAGATAGAACGTCGTATGACTAA